In Bacteroidales bacterium, the DNA window TTGAATAGCACCTCCATACACGCCCATGAGAAAAAAAAGAATATCATGAATAAAATGAGGTTTTAGGGTTCCTTCACCTTTTCCAAAATCGGGCTTATAGACAGATAAAAAAGCAAAAAATAACATAAAAGCTGCAAGCAGAGCATTTAACAAATGTTCTGGTACTTTTATAATGAGGAAGCTTCCTAGGATGGCTCCAGGAATGACTACCAGACCATAACGAAGTGATAGTTTTCTGTCTAATTGTTGTGCTCTATCGTAACCAATAACACCTACGAGAGTTTGAAAAAAAATGCCAAGACGATTGGTTGCATTAGCTTCCTGAGGAGAAAGACCCAACATCATTAATACAGGTAACGACAAAAAAGAACCACTTCCTGCTATGGTATTCACAAAACTAACCACCATGCCTACAACGATCAAAACAATAGCATCAAACAGCATATCATTAACAAAACTACGACTTTTAGATAATTTGGATGATTATGTATCCTTAAGTAAATAAACATTCAATTCTATGCCTTGACCTGGCGAAGTAACGAACTCTAGTGTTCCCCCCATTTCTCGAACACGTTCCTCTATATGTTTTAGGCCAAGACCTTTTCCAGATTTCTTAACCTTATCAAACTCAAAACCTATACCATCATCTCGATAACGATATAAGATAAAATTTTCGAAAGGTAACAATTCAATATAAATATTTCCTGCTTGAGCATGTTTTAGGGTATTGTGTATTAATTCCAGGGTAAGAGCATATAGATTCTTTTTATACAAAAGAGAATCAATGTCTGTCTTTATGTCAATATGCACTCTAATAGCTTTAGTTTGTGTCAATTCGTCTACATATTGATCTAAAGCTTCTTTTAATGAGAATGCTTCCCATTGTTCCTCAAGTTGATGGGAAATATCGTATAAGCTTTTATGCAATACTTGTAGGTTTCTTTTAAATCGTAAGAACAGTTCTTTGTGTTTCTCCTGGATGGAACCTTCTATAACCGAACAACTGGAAGTTAATAGCCCTACTATAGGACTAATTTCGTCGTGTATTTTTCTTGCAAGTTTTTTTCGCTCTGCTAATTCTGCC includes these proteins:
- a CDS encoding sulfite exporter TauE/SafE family protein, translating into MLFDAIVLIVVGMVVSFVNTIAGSGSFLSLPVLMMLGLSPQEANATNRLGIFFQTLVGVIGYDRAQQLDRKLSLRYGLVVIPGAILGSFLIIKVPEHLLNALLAAFMLFFAFLSVYKPDFGKGEGTLKPHFIHDILFFLMGVYGGAIQAGVGIFFLFGATLLLKMPLFKANALKLVLTFLFTPFSILIFMWNHQIDWLYGLFLAVGSVLGAWFSVRISLNKGEKFFRWFLFAILVISSGVMIYKIFA